A single genomic interval of Microbulbifer variabilis harbors:
- a CDS encoding 2OG-Fe(II) oxygenase, with translation MSQITIERLSSAEVKTSPFPHFYLERSLASDEASALIADFPPLDKGGSFNIKDVKTSERLRSFVEQFGSKEVRSILGEKFALDLSDKPMMATLRGYSRAKDGRIHTDSKTKLITVLIYLNNDWSAPTGRLRILRSGKSLDDYSDELLPGPGSLVAFKVTDNCWHGYPSFVGKRQAIQINFLSGDKAKKKHQFFHGISARLKSLLR, from the coding sequence ATGTCCCAAATCACTATCGAGCGACTCAGCAGTGCCGAAGTAAAGACTTCCCCTTTCCCCCATTTCTACCTAGAGCGCTCCCTGGCCTCCGATGAGGCCAGCGCCCTGATCGCAGACTTCCCTCCTCTAGACAAAGGCGGCAGCTTCAATATCAAGGATGTCAAAACTTCGGAACGCCTGCGCAGTTTTGTCGAACAATTTGGCAGCAAAGAGGTGCGAAGTATTCTCGGTGAAAAATTTGCGCTGGATCTATCTGATAAACCGATGATGGCCACCCTGCGCGGATACTCCCGAGCCAAAGATGGGCGTATCCATACGGACTCCAAAACCAAACTCATTACCGTACTGATCTATCTGAACAACGACTGGTCTGCGCCCACTGGACGCCTGCGTATCCTGCGCAGCGGCAAGAGCCTGGACGACTACAGTGATGAACTACTACCGGGACCGGGCTCTCTGGTGGCCTTTAAGGTAACGGATAATTGTTGGCATGGTTACCCCAGTTTTGTCGGCAAACGACAGGCAATCCAAATCAATTTTTTAAGCGGTGATAAAGCGAAGAAAAAACATCAGTTTTTTCATGGCATCAGCGCACGCTTAAAATCTCTTTTGCGTTAA
- a CDS encoding lysoplasmalogenase produces the protein MAIRLVVTRLCATFSDWLLSDKHKTKNKGAAMNPNMTSDAHDATHASLFMPVAFIFFAALFMLLDSMAIQGLWMASLKALPIAILALMAMRHLDGLTRTLTLAALAFSALGDVLLEMRFAHQFIFGLGAFLVAQLLYAANFLRFANFRKRRSLLRILPVLLAAVGLARWILPAAGELAPAVLLYLLAIVAMALGAGAHRGNSGLLFAGALTFMLSDALIAVNKFIAPLPLADTAIMLSYYGAQFAILYGIRRAQA, from the coding sequence ATGGCGATCCGGTTGGTGGTAACACGTCTTTGTGCCACATTTAGTGACTGGCTTCTTTCCGATAAACATAAAACCAAAAATAAAGGCGCTGCCATGAATCCGAATATGACCTCCGATGCCCATGATGCAACTCATGCAAGCCTATTTATGCCTGTAGCATTTATATTCTTTGCCGCTCTTTTTATGCTCCTCGACAGCATGGCAATTCAAGGGCTGTGGATGGCTTCGCTGAAAGCTCTGCCAATCGCCATTCTCGCCCTGATGGCGATGCGGCACCTGGATGGGCTCACTCGCACTCTGACACTTGCGGCCCTGGCTTTTTCCGCACTCGGCGATGTACTCCTGGAAATGAGGTTTGCCCACCAGTTTATCTTTGGCCTGGGTGCTTTCCTGGTGGCACAACTTCTCTACGCGGCCAATTTCCTGCGTTTTGCCAACTTCCGCAAACGCCGCAGTCTGTTACGTATCTTGCCTGTTCTGCTGGCCGCAGTGGGACTGGCCCGCTGGATACTTCCCGCAGCGGGGGAGCTGGCGCCAGCAGTGCTTCTTTACTTGCTTGCCATTGTCGCCATGGCCCTAGGCGCCGGGGCTCATCGGGGCAATTCCGGGCTGCTATTCGCCGGTGCACTCACTTTTATGCTGTCCGACGCATTGATCGCTGTGAATAAGTTCATAGCACCGCTACCTCTAGCCGACACAGCAATTATGCTCAGCTATTACGGTGCTCAGTTTGCCATCCTGTACGGCATACGCCGTGCCCAGGCATAA
- a CDS encoding RNA-binding S4 domain-containing protein codes for MEKVRIDKWLWAARFFKTRSIAKQAIEGGKVHADGHRVKASKDLTVGALLSIRQGWDLIEVEVIALSDQRRGADIARTLYREAEDSIARREKERTERQAANAGIQRERPNKKQRRQIHRFLREQE; via the coding sequence ATGGAAAAAGTACGTATCGACAAGTGGCTCTGGGCCGCACGCTTCTTTAAGACCCGCAGTATCGCCAAACAGGCTATCGAAGGTGGTAAAGTGCACGCCGATGGACATCGGGTCAAAGCCAGCAAAGATCTCACCGTTGGCGCGCTTTTGAGTATCCGCCAAGGCTGGGACTTGATTGAGGTGGAGGTTATTGCCCTCTCCGACCAGCGTCGCGGTGCCGATATCGCCCGCACCCTGTACCGCGAGGCCGAGGACAGCATTGCCCGGCGCGAAAAGGAGCGCACTGAACGCCAGGCAGCCAATGCGGGGATTCAGCGCGAGCGACCCAATAAAAAGCAGCGCCGCCAGATCCACCGCTTCCTGCGCGAGCAGGAGTAG
- a CDS encoding outer membrane beta-barrel protein, with amino-acid sequence MKTVLCVLALLLSPLVTAVEWNNPFDGIESGEYRIITTLGLGSGELQLNNQRDFFGYVSVGVTPAVGVWQVNLQFSRFDDNHVRINQVGLNFKVDFTLNCYVQCLYWMAGWNYADVDLNDVRKYGYWYHNKDKWHLYDIYDKEKDWYYDGHYYHVIDASGSDSFWNLGVGYRFMWNQDFDTSIEYNYNDINSIYRVNLGHLRTLSLNFSYRF; translated from the coding sequence ATGAAGACGGTGTTATGTGTCTTGGCTTTACTGTTATCACCATTGGTCACTGCAGTCGAATGGAATAATCCTTTCGATGGTATTGAGTCGGGTGAATATCGAATTATTACCACGCTGGGACTGGGTTCAGGGGAATTACAGCTCAATAATCAGCGGGATTTTTTTGGTTATGTCAGCGTTGGCGTGACACCCGCCGTGGGTGTTTGGCAGGTGAATTTACAATTTTCCCGCTTTGATGATAATCACGTGCGAATTAATCAGGTGGGGCTCAATTTTAAAGTGGATTTTACCCTGAATTGTTACGTTCAGTGTCTCTACTGGATGGCGGGGTGGAATTATGCCGATGTTGATCTGAATGATGTGCGTAAATATGGTTATTGGTATCACAATAAAGACAAGTGGCACCTGTATGATATTTATGACAAGGAAAAAGACTGGTATTACGACGGCCATTATTACCATGTGATCGATGCCAGTGGCAGCGATTCTTTCTGGAATCTTGGGGTCGGCTATCGGTTTATGTGGAACCAGGATTTTGATACTTCCATAGAATATAACTACAACGATATTAATTCTATCTACCGAGTGAACCTTGGGCACTTACGTACTTTAAGTCTTAATTTTTCCTATCGCTTTTAA
- a CDS encoding DUF4124 domain-containing protein produces the protein MKRLRGILVGSLLLAANTSAGELYRWVDADGRVHFSDRPPAEGKAQDISGQLGPINAAKATKKRPSLITSSATAPEREYQQRQQQEQQARQQEQQRICTKARQRLRSLNGRVAFIDKSGKEVRYSERERQRMAEQLKREIANRCG, from the coding sequence GTGAAACGACTGAGAGGAATCCTAGTTGGCAGCCTGTTGCTGGCTGCCAACACCAGCGCCGGTGAGCTCTATCGCTGGGTCGATGCCGATGGCCGTGTGCACTTCAGTGATCGCCCCCCGGCCGAGGGCAAGGCCCAGGATATTTCCGGACAATTGGGCCCAATCAATGCCGCTAAGGCTACTAAGAAGAGGCCGAGTCTGATCACGTCCTCGGCCACTGCCCCCGAGCGGGAGTACCAGCAGCGCCAGCAACAAGAGCAACAAGCACGCCAACAGGAGCAACAGCGTATTTGCACGAAAGCGCGCCAGCGCCTGCGTTCACTTAATGGACGGGTGGCCTTTATCGACAAGAGTGGCAAAGAGGTGCGTTATTCAGAGCGGGAGCGCCAGAGAATGGCCGAACAGCTCAAGCGGGAAATCGCCAATCGCTGCGGGTAA
- a CDS encoding type II toxin-antitoxin system HicB family antitoxin codes for MRYPVVLHNIEYAGFGAIAPDLPHCHCYAETLDAALQKMAETIFQRLEELRQAGEPMPQPQDVDNLRDNPAFAGGIWAIIDVESL; via the coding sequence ATGCGCTATCCGGTTGTGCTTCACAACATTGAATACGCCGGCTTTGGTGCCATAGCACCCGACCTGCCGCATTGTCACTGCTATGCCGAAACTCTGGATGCCGCTCTACAAAAAATGGCGGAGACTATTTTTCAACGCCTGGAAGAATTACGGCAAGCTGGAGAGCCGATGCCACAGCCTCAAGACGTCGACAATTTGCGGGATAACCCAGCATTTGCCGGTGGTATCTGGGCCATTATTGATGTGGAAAGCCTTTAA
- a CDS encoding TonB-dependent copper receptor has product MRKIKLKKKKPLHTPLSLAIIAGCTFPFSLMASEGNEKKEGEMEQMVVTGVKTELPLNLLTDPKMPRQPLPANDGADYLKTIPGFSVVRKGGTSGDPLLRGMGGSRLGMLLDGESLMGGCPGRMDPPTAYIFPESLDEIEVIKGPQSVTHGPGNSAGVVLFNQQRERPSEPEWDMHASLLGGSADRKDGLFDLAYKTPEFSLRGSATSASADDYEDGDGNRVHSGYERWSGKANLAWTPDDDSRLEFETAFSDAEAAYADRGVDGSKFARESYKAKYRRSNIGALLNTIEVQIYYNYVDHIMDNYSLRNPSGMATNPVVMNLDSETIGAKLSLQLNPADNFELTAGLDTWENRHRGRMSMNQTMVDYRQRNWNTDAEFSQLGIFSEASWQFAPDQRWIAGARLDDWEVRDLRETISLSMMSSVDNPTAGESRSEQLPSGFIRYELALPSTSTSSATLYAGLGYSERFPDYWEIFSREAADSYSALNMESEKTSQLDIGTIYRTEKLSASISAFASDVRDYLLVQNDYQKAAVMSGMGTMSSMGNAMDMGEPGDKRTAAVIRNIQARTWGLELDASYQLNENWRTEFTVTSVRGANDTDNTTLAQLPPLETRLGLHYEQAQWSAGILWRAIASQDRVDIGKGNIIGQDFGPTDSADVLSINAGWRPSQRLLFTAGVDNLLDETYAEHVSRAGAEIPNFPQLDRVNEPGRTLWIKTIYRI; this is encoded by the coding sequence ATGCGAAAAATTAAACTCAAAAAGAAAAAGCCATTACACACACCACTGAGCCTGGCAATTATTGCTGGTTGCACCTTTCCATTTTCCCTAATGGCCAGTGAGGGAAATGAAAAAAAAGAGGGGGAAATGGAGCAGATGGTGGTCACCGGAGTAAAAACCGAACTGCCGCTCAACCTACTGACGGACCCGAAAATGCCTCGACAGCCCCTACCAGCTAACGACGGCGCCGATTACCTAAAAACCATTCCCGGCTTTTCCGTGGTGCGCAAAGGCGGCACCAGTGGCGATCCGCTGTTGCGCGGTATGGGGGGCTCGCGCCTGGGCATGTTATTGGATGGAGAATCTCTTATGGGTGGCTGCCCCGGCCGTATGGACCCACCTACCGCCTATATTTTCCCCGAAAGCCTCGACGAAATAGAGGTAATTAAAGGCCCCCAGAGCGTCACTCACGGACCGGGCAATTCCGCCGGGGTAGTGCTGTTCAACCAACAGCGGGAGCGCCCCAGCGAACCCGAATGGGATATGCATGCGAGTCTGCTTGGCGGCAGCGCCGATCGAAAAGACGGGCTCTTTGACCTGGCTTACAAAACCCCAGAATTTTCCCTGCGCGGTTCGGCAACCTCTGCCTCTGCAGATGATTATGAGGATGGCGACGGCAATCGGGTGCACTCCGGTTACGAGCGCTGGAGTGGCAAAGCCAATCTGGCCTGGACCCCCGACGATGACAGTCGCCTGGAATTCGAAACAGCTTTTAGCGATGCCGAAGCGGCCTATGCCGACCGTGGAGTAGATGGCAGTAAATTTGCACGCGAGAGCTACAAAGCCAAATACCGGCGCAGCAATATCGGCGCTCTGCTGAATACCATCGAAGTGCAGATCTATTACAACTATGTCGATCACATCATGGATAATTACAGCCTGCGCAATCCCTCGGGCATGGCTACCAATCCAGTCGTCATGAATTTAGACAGCGAAACCATTGGTGCCAAGCTGAGTCTGCAGCTGAATCCTGCGGATAACTTTGAGCTGACAGCAGGCCTGGATACCTGGGAAAACCGTCACCGCGGACGCATGAGCATGAACCAGACGATGGTTGATTACCGCCAGCGCAACTGGAATACGGATGCGGAATTTTCCCAACTGGGCATTTTCTCTGAAGCCAGCTGGCAATTCGCTCCGGATCAACGCTGGATCGCCGGCGCCAGACTGGATGACTGGGAAGTACGCGACCTGCGCGAGACAATTTCGTTATCGATGATGTCCTCGGTCGATAACCCCACCGCTGGCGAGAGCCGCTCAGAACAACTGCCCAGCGGTTTTATACGCTATGAATTGGCGCTGCCAAGTACCTCCACCAGCTCAGCCACCCTCTACGCCGGACTCGGCTACAGTGAGCGCTTCCCGGATTACTGGGAAATATTTTCCCGCGAAGCAGCAGATTCCTATAGCGCACTCAATATGGAGTCAGAAAAAACCAGTCAACTGGATATCGGCACTATCTATCGCACTGAAAAATTGTCTGCCAGTATTTCCGCTTTCGCCAGTGATGTTCGCGACTACCTGTTAGTACAGAATGATTACCAGAAGGCTGCGGTGATGTCAGGCATGGGCACCATGTCCTCGATGGGCAACGCAATGGATATGGGGGAGCCTGGGGATAAGCGTACCGCTGCGGTAATTCGCAATATTCAGGCGCGCACCTGGGGACTAGAACTAGATGCCAGCTATCAATTAAACGAAAACTGGCGCACCGAGTTTACTGTCACTTCAGTGCGTGGTGCCAACGACACAGACAATACCACCCTGGCCCAACTGCCCCCACTGGAAACACGCCTGGGGCTGCACTATGAGCAAGCTCAGTGGTCGGCGGGTATTCTGTGGCGGGCTATTGCCAGCCAGGATCGCGTCGATATCGGTAAGGGTAACATTATCGGGCAGGACTTTGGGCCCACGGATTCCGCCGACGTACTGTCAATTAACGCAGGTTGGCGCCCAAGCCAACGGCTGCTATTCACTGCAGGGGTCGATAACTTACTAGATGAAACCTATGCAGAACATGTCAGCCGCGCAGGTGCGGAAATTCCCAACTTCCCACAGTTGGATAGGGTTAATGAGCCCGGCAGGACCTTATGGATAAAAACCATTTACCGTATTTAA
- a CDS encoding S1C family serine protease, producing the protein MQTALADSREHEQLKRSIIKIYTTAAAPDYFNPWALLNPKQLSGSGAVIRNKQILTNAHVVANGSFIQVQRHGDAKKFRARVKFVSHDADLALLTVDDDSFFKDTRPLTLGTLPDLQEEVTVYGYPIGGKSLSITRGVLSRVEHQYYAHAESYLMAGQIDAAINPGNSGGPVISGGRIVGVAMQTNQSAENLGYFVPPSVIAHVLEDAKDGEHQGFPELGLVTQSLESPSMKKAAGLSEDQDGAMIVKVFSDSPAAEIFQPGDVLLEVDGFEVAADRTVEWRENQRTNYHYAVDRHHVGDKLPVRFSRNGEEKSAQVALAAPPPSRALVVGEQFDQQPRYYIYGGVVFVPLNMNLIKRWGKSWHSKAPIDYLYARNQWSDESRRELVVALKVLPANVNLGYHDWKNWIIDSVNGHNVADFDEFAQLMETNKENFVELRDRSGYRMVLDHAEAQEQEAMILQTYHIPQRHSQGLFSRLANKEE; encoded by the coding sequence ATGCAGACGGCCCTCGCCGATAGCCGCGAACACGAGCAGCTCAAGCGTTCGATAATCAAAATTTACACCACTGCTGCCGCCCCGGACTACTTCAATCCCTGGGCGTTGCTTAACCCCAAGCAGTTATCTGGCTCCGGCGCGGTTATCCGCAACAAGCAGATCCTCACCAACGCCCACGTGGTGGCCAACGGTAGCTTTATTCAGGTGCAACGCCACGGCGACGCCAAGAAATTCCGCGCCCGAGTGAAGTTTGTCTCCCACGACGCCGACCTGGCTCTGCTCACCGTGGATGATGACAGTTTCTTCAAAGACACCCGCCCACTGACACTGGGCACACTGCCGGACCTGCAAGAAGAGGTCACCGTGTACGGCTACCCCATTGGCGGCAAGTCCCTGTCGATCACCCGCGGCGTACTGTCCAGGGTGGAACACCAGTACTATGCCCACGCCGAGAGCTATCTGATGGCCGGCCAGATCGACGCGGCCATTAACCCCGGCAATAGCGGCGGCCCGGTCATTTCCGGTGGTCGCATCGTCGGTGTGGCCATGCAGACCAACCAGAGCGCCGAAAACCTGGGTTATTTTGTGCCTCCCAGCGTAATCGCCCATGTACTCGAAGACGCCAAAGACGGCGAACACCAGGGCTTCCCCGAGTTGGGCCTGGTGACCCAGAGCCTGGAGAGCCCTTCCATGAAGAAGGCTGCCGGTCTCAGCGAGGACCAGGACGGCGCAATGATCGTCAAGGTATTTAGCGACTCCCCCGCTGCCGAAATTTTCCAACCCGGCGACGTGTTGCTGGAAGTTGATGGCTTCGAGGTTGCCGCCGATCGCACCGTCGAATGGCGTGAAAACCAGCGCACTAACTACCACTACGCGGTGGACCGCCATCATGTCGGCGACAAATTACCGGTGCGCTTTTCCCGCAATGGTGAAGAAAAAAGTGCGCAAGTGGCCCTGGCAGCACCGCCACCCTCCCGCGCCCTGGTGGTGGGTGAGCAATTTGACCAGCAGCCGCGCTATTACATTTATGGCGGCGTGGTCTTCGTGCCTCTGAACATGAACCTGATCAAGCGGTGGGGCAAGAGTTGGCATTCCAAGGCGCCAATCGATTATCTCTATGCACGCAACCAGTGGAGTGACGAGAGCCGCCGCGAGCTGGTGGTTGCGCTCAAGGTCCTGCCCGCCAACGTCAACCTGGGTTACCACGATTGGAAAAACTGGATTATCGATTCGGTGAATGGCCACAATGTCGCGGACTTCGACGAGTTTGCCCAATTGATGGAAACCAACAAAGAGAATTTTGTAGAGCTGCGCGATCGCTCCGGCTATCGCATGGTGCTAGATCACGCCGAAGCTCAAGAACAAGAGGCAATGATTCTGCAGACCTACCATATCCCCCAGCGCCACTCGCAGGGGCTGTTCAGCAGACTGGCCAATAAAGAGGAGTAA
- the cysK gene encoding cysteine synthase A, whose product MKAANILETIGNTPHVRINHLFRPDIEVWMKVERFNPGSSIKDRIALAMIEDAERRGALQPGGVIIEPTSGNTGIGLAMVAVVKGYRLILTMPESMSLERRQVMKAMGAELVLTPKEQGMGGAIAKAEELLAQHENSWMPQQFCNRANAQVHRDTTAKEILADFPEGLDYLITGVGTGGHITGCGEVLKESFPKLQVFAVEPENSPVISGGDKGLHRLQGIGAGFIPEILNTKMLDGTILVNGEDSFEMARKCALKEGIFVGISSGASLAALKKREGEFAPGSRVLIFSYDSGERYLSVKDLFPS is encoded by the coding sequence ATGAAGGCAGCCAATATTCTGGAAACCATCGGCAATACCCCGCATGTGCGTATCAATCATCTGTTTCGCCCAGATATCGAAGTGTGGATGAAGGTGGAGCGTTTTAACCCCGGCAGCAGCATCAAGGACCGTATTGCCCTGGCGATGATTGAGGATGCAGAGCGCCGCGGTGCTTTGCAGCCCGGTGGTGTGATTATCGAGCCCACCTCCGGCAACACAGGTATTGGTTTGGCCATGGTGGCCGTGGTTAAGGGGTATCGATTGATTCTCACCATGCCGGAATCTATGTCTTTGGAGCGGCGCCAGGTGATGAAAGCTATGGGGGCTGAGTTGGTGCTTACTCCCAAGGAGCAGGGTATGGGCGGGGCTATCGCCAAAGCCGAGGAACTATTGGCGCAGCATGAAAACAGCTGGATGCCGCAGCAGTTCTGTAACCGTGCCAATGCCCAGGTGCATCGTGACACCACTGCCAAAGAAATCCTCGCAGATTTCCCCGAGGGGCTCGATTACCTGATTACTGGGGTTGGCACCGGTGGCCACATCACCGGTTGTGGAGAGGTACTGAAGGAATCCTTTCCCAAGTTGCAGGTTTTTGCCGTCGAACCGGAAAATTCTCCAGTGATCAGCGGTGGTGATAAAGGGCTGCACCGCTTGCAGGGGATTGGTGCCGGTTTTATTCCCGAGATACTCAATACCAAAATGCTGGATGGCACCATTTTGGTAAATGGAGAAGACAGTTTTGAAATGGCGCGTAAGTGCGCTTTGAAGGAGGGGATTTTTGTGGGTATTTCCTCTGGAGCGAGCCTAGCTGCGCTGAAAAAGCGCGAGGGCGAATTTGCGCCTGGTAGCCGCGTATTGATTTTTAGTTATGACAGCGGTGAGCGCTACTTGTCGGTGAAGGACCTTTTCCCCTCCTGA
- a CDS encoding DUF58 domain-containing protein, which produces MTEVPCAKPQLGRPGPSHRLVKLLGYWCLAALTVSAARIWAPQSAELLQSLWWAVGGLLIGAALLDFLTGRRILGLEGQRKLPANLALGVRNCVHLKLRNHGQRALKLSVCDNVPQQLDSNGLPRQALLEPDQEVAIEYSLVPHRRGSAEFGRIEVLADSPWGLWQTRLWLGREQSVKVYPNFLGISSLQALSTEQTLRHLGLHQQQRRGEGMDFRQLREYRLGDSQRQVDWRASSRLHKLISREYQDERDQEIIYMLDCGRRMRAKDGELSHFDHALNGLLLSAYVAIKQGDAVGLQAFAAAQDSSGGQLPPVKGESAINLLLNNVYDLHSGTGSADYSGAAQQLLGAHKRRALVILITNLRDEDSSELLTAVRLLTRNHLVMVASLRETAVDRMAQKPIGDFSEAVEGAAARDFLRRRARLLQQLQACNVLVVDSRPELLHQALVEAYWRLKRSGKI; this is translated from the coding sequence GTGACAGAGGTTCCATGCGCAAAACCTCAGCTCGGAAGGCCCGGGCCCAGCCACCGCCTGGTAAAGCTCCTCGGCTACTGGTGCCTGGCTGCGCTTACGGTGAGCGCCGCGCGCATCTGGGCACCCCAATCTGCGGAGCTGTTGCAGTCCCTCTGGTGGGCAGTTGGGGGGCTACTGATCGGCGCGGCGCTGTTGGATTTCCTCACCGGACGCAGGATTCTGGGCCTGGAGGGCCAGCGCAAACTGCCCGCTAATTTGGCCCTGGGCGTGCGCAACTGCGTTCATTTGAAGTTGCGCAATCATGGCCAGAGGGCCCTGAAGCTATCGGTATGTGACAACGTACCGCAACAGCTGGACAGCAACGGATTACCACGCCAGGCGCTGCTGGAGCCTGACCAGGAGGTTGCCATTGAGTACAGTCTGGTACCCCATCGCCGTGGCAGCGCCGAGTTTGGCCGAATCGAGGTACTCGCCGACTCACCCTGGGGCCTCTGGCAAACACGCCTGTGGCTCGGTCGCGAACAGTCGGTAAAGGTCTACCCCAATTTTCTCGGCATCTCCTCCCTGCAGGCGCTCTCCACCGAGCAAACCCTGCGCCACCTCGGCCTGCATCAGCAGCAGCGCCGCGGCGAAGGCATGGATTTTCGCCAGCTGCGTGAATATCGCCTGGGCGACAGCCAGCGCCAGGTAGACTGGCGCGCGAGTTCACGCCTGCACAAACTGATCAGCCGTGAATACCAGGACGAGCGCGATCAGGAAATTATTTATATGCTCGACTGCGGTCGGCGCATGCGCGCTAAAGATGGCGAGCTGAGTCACTTTGATCATGCCCTCAATGGCCTGCTGCTATCCGCCTATGTGGCGATAAAGCAGGGCGACGCCGTGGGTCTGCAGGCCTTCGCCGCCGCACAGGACAGCTCCGGCGGGCAACTGCCACCGGTAAAGGGTGAGAGCGCCATCAACCTGTTGCTGAACAATGTCTACGATCTGCACTCCGGCACTGGCAGCGCGGACTACAGCGGCGCCGCCCAGCAACTGCTGGGTGCCCACAAGCGCCGCGCACTGGTGATCCTAATTACCAACCTGCGCGATGAAGACAGCAGTGAACTGCTCACCGCAGTGCGGCTGCTCACTCGCAATCACTTAGTGATGGTGGCGAGCTTGCGGGAGACCGCCGTAGACCGAATGGCACAAAAGCCTATCGGGGATTTTTCCGAGGCCGTCGAAGGCGCAGCCGCAAGGGATTTTCTTCGTCGCCGTGCGCGCCTATTGCAACAGTTACAAGCCTGTAATGTACTAGTGGTGGATTCCCGTCCAGAGCTTTTGCACCAGGCGCTAGTGGAAGCCTACTGGCGTTTGAAGCGCAGCGGCAAAATCTAA
- the yrfG gene encoding GMP/IMP nucleotidase, whose protein sequence is MLDWRSIDTVLLDMDGTLLDLHYDNHFWLDHLPKRYAEVHGLDPERAQIELQREIDARRGTLEWYCLDFWAETLKLDILAILREIEERIALRPHTEAFLQGLRQLRKPTYLVTNAHRHGLDHKLQITGLEPWFDDIISSHDYGHAKESGNFWHALREEVAFDPERTLFVDDNQSVLAAAQDYGIAHLLCIRQPDSRGPKRQISDFPAIHHFDEIMSLQRSNKAQ, encoded by the coding sequence ATGCTCGACTGGCGAAGTATCGACACCGTACTGCTGGATATGGACGGCACCCTGCTGGACTTGCACTACGACAACCATTTCTGGCTCGATCATCTACCCAAACGCTACGCCGAAGTACACGGTCTCGATCCCGAGCGGGCCCAAATAGAGCTGCAGCGGGAAATTGATGCACGCCGCGGCACTCTGGAGTGGTACTGCCTGGACTTTTGGGCGGAAACTCTAAAGCTGGATATCCTCGCCATACTGCGCGAGATCGAAGAGCGCATCGCCCTGCGCCCCCATACCGAGGCCTTCCTCCAGGGACTGCGACAACTGCGTAAACCCACCTATCTGGTCACTAATGCACACCGCCATGGACTCGACCACAAACTGCAAATTACCGGCCTCGAGCCATGGTTTGACGACATCATTTCCTCCCACGATTATGGACATGCCAAAGAGAGTGGAAACTTCTGGCACGCCCTGCGCGAGGAGGTGGCCTTCGACCCGGAGCGCACGCTGTTTGTTGACGACAACCAGAGTGTGTTGGCCGCCGCACAGGACTATGGCATCGCCCACCTGTTGTGTATCCGTCAGCCGGACAGCCGCGGGCCCAAACGGCAGATCAGCGACTTCCCGGCGATTCATCACTTCGATGAAATTATGTCACTGCAACGCAGTAACAAAGCGCAGTAA
- the cysQ gene encoding 3'(2'),5'-bisphosphate nucleotidase CysQ produces the protein MNKALLEQVIAICKNAGEAILEVYHSSAELEVDTKADDSPVTAADLAAHKILAPALEQLIDGVPVLSEEQEMPSFAERSQWQRYWIVDPLDGTKEFIRRTGEFTVNVALIENGEPVLGVVHVPVLDITYAGGKGDGAFKRTLSGDTEIHVRPLKPRLEAGDAVELVASRSHGAGAVDQLVERIESKLGAVVCKNMGSSLKLCLVAEGAADLYPRLAPTCEWDTAAAQAVVEAAGGTVVDDSFKLLRYNSKDSLLNPFFYVIGDASYDWQDLLNAESPVN, from the coding sequence ATGAATAAGGCATTATTGGAGCAGGTGATTGCAATCTGCAAAAACGCCGGTGAAGCTATCTTGGAGGTTTATCACAGCAGTGCTGAGCTGGAGGTGGACACCAAGGCGGATGACTCGCCGGTTACAGCTGCTGATTTAGCGGCACACAAAATTTTAGCCCCTGCTTTGGAGCAGCTGATTGACGGTGTACCGGTATTATCGGAAGAGCAGGAAATGCCATCATTTGCCGAGCGCAGTCAGTGGCAGCGGTACTGGATTGTGGACCCGCTGGATGGTACCAAGGAATTTATTCGTCGCACTGGTGAGTTCACCGTTAATGTGGCCCTTATTGAAAATGGCGAACCTGTGCTGGGCGTGGTGCATGTGCCGGTACTGGATATCACCTATGCTGGCGGCAAGGGTGATGGTGCCTTTAAGCGCACTCTATCCGGCGATACAGAAATTCATGTGCGCCCTCTGAAGCCGCGCCTGGAAGCTGGCGATGCAGTGGAATTGGTTGCTAGCCGCAGCCATGGTGCCGGTGCCGTGGATCAACTGGTAGAGCGTATCGAATCCAAATTGGGTGCGGTGGTCTGTAAAAACATGGGTAGCTCTCTCAAACTGTGTCTGGTGGCTGAAGGGGCCGCTGATCTCTACCCGCGGCTCGCACCCACTTGTGAGTGGGATACAGCCGCGGCCCAGGCGGTGGTTGAAGCTGCCGGTGGCACAGTGGTGGACGATTCCTTCAAGCTGCTGCGTTATAACAGCAAAGATTCTTTGCTGAATCCGTTTTTCTATGTGATCGGTGATGCATCTTACGATTGGCAGGATTTGCTAAATGCAGAGTCTCCAGTGAACTAA